In Candidatus Eisenbacteria bacterium, the genomic stretch CCACCCCCCAGGGCCGTTCGCCGCGGCGCGGGCCCCAGGCGTGGAGATCGCCCCCGAAGTTCACCACGAAGGGCGCTTCCGAGCGATCCCGGATCAAGGTGGCGGCACGGTCCACGGCGTACTCCTTGCCGATGCCGCCGAAGTCGATCTCCATGCCCGCGGGCAGGATCAGGGTCGGGTCGGCCCACGTGGCGCGGTGCCAGCCCACATGGGCCAGCGCTTCCGCCACCACGTCGGGGGCCGGCACGCGATCGCCGCCCTCGAACTTCCAGGCGTGGCGGAGCACGCCGGAGGTGATGTCGAAGAGGCCGCCGGAAATCTCGTGGCAGGTGGCGGCGTAGTCGAGCAGGTGCGCGGTCTCTGCGTCCACGCGCACCGGGCGGCCGCCGGCATGGTTGATCCGGTGGACGATGTTGTCCGTGAGGTAGCGGCTGAACTTGCGTTCGATGCGCAGGGCTTCGATCCGGGCGGTGCGGAGCAGAGACCGGGCCAGCCCCAGGTCGTCGGTGTCCACCAGCAATTCGCAGGGCCCGGCCATGGCGGTGAAGCGGCCCACGAAATGATCCCCGGCCCGCACGAGCTCGCTTGCGGAAGCGTCACGCGGGGCGGGATTGCGGATCGGGCCTGACAACGGTGCCTCAGAAGGTGAACGAATAACCGACGACCAGGGTGCCCATGTTCACCGCCGGGAACAGGTCCAGCTCACGCTGCGCCCCGATCGCCGAGGCCGGGTGGCCGTCCCCGAACTGGCGGATGTACTCGGCGCGCACGGTCCACTCGCCCGGCGTGACCGGGAGGCGGAAGCCGCAGGTGGCGCCCACGGTGACGCTGCGCAGGGGCCCGAGCCGGATGTCGCCGCTGGCGTAGGCGGGCAGCGGCGCCCCCCGGACCAGGCCGTAGGTGAAGAAGTCCGCCCGGGTCTGGGTGTAGAAGCGTGCGTGCGGCTCCAGGTAGGTACTGTCGCCCAGCTCGTAGCGGTACCGGCCGTCGAAGGTGTGCGACTTCACGCCCCAGTTGTCCCAGTAGTAGCGGTATGACAGGTACACCACGTCGGTGGCGAGGTGGTACACCGAGCTGGCCATCAGCACCGAGCGGTCCCGGGTGTCGGGCCGCTCCTCCGTGAGCTGGCCGACGGTCTCGCCGGTGGTGCCGTCAACGACGCTCACCACCTTGTAGGGCTCGGTGAGGTAGCCGTCGTCCTTCGAGCGCGTGATATTCAACCCCATCATCCACCGGCGCGTGAGGATGCGCGAGATCCCCAGCATGCGTGTGGCGAGGTGCTTCCGGTTCGACTGGGTGGAGATCACGGCGCCGTCCCCGAGCCCCGCGTGGGTGCCCCCGTCGGGGAAGACCCGGTCGCTGTTGTATCCGCCTCCCAGCGTCACCGTGGTGAGCCGGTTCATCAGCTCCACCGACACGGTGCCGTTGAGCCCCAGGGACTGGTAGTCCTTCTCTCGGGAGAAATGCCCGCCCAGCGAGGTGGTGAACAGCCGTCCCAGGGGCGCCTGCCAGCCGATGTCGGCGGAAATGCGATGGTCGCTGAACGAACTCACCGGCAGCATTCCCGCTGGCAGCCGGGTCACCTGCCCCGACGGGGACGTGGTGGTCTGGATGCTGCCCGTGGGCACCGCGCCCGTCGGGGAAGCGCCGGTGATGGTGTCGAAGCCCAGCGAGAGGGACAAGGAGTGGCCGTTGGCGAACAGGCGCGAGATCCGGGCCGCGGGCTCGACCACCCGGGCGCGCCCCTGTTCCGCGTATACCAGGACCGAGGCCTCCACCGTGTTGGAGGCCGCACCCTCCGCGTGCGCCGCGGCCGGCATGCCGGAGGCCAGCAGCACGCAGGCGGCCGTGCGAAGGCGGGTGCGGAGCAGGGATGCCGGGGCCGGATCCGGGTTCGGGGACGACGCGGTCAATTGCATCCGCATCCTCCTCCGGCCACGCCCAGGCCGCCGGTGGACCCCTCCTTGCTGAAGTAGACGTGGTCGTCAATGGTGTTGAGCATCGGGGACGGGGCAAACTGCATCTTCTTCTGGCTCAGCAGGTCGCGGTCCCACGGCTTTACGGTG encodes the following:
- a CDS encoding FAD:protein FMN transferase, whose amino-acid sequence is MAGPCELLVDTDDLGLARSLLRTARIEALRIERKFSRYLTDNIVHRINHAGGRPVRVDAETAHLLDYAATCHEISGGLFDITSGVLRHAWKFEGGDRVPAPDVVAEALAHVGWHRATWADPTLILPAGMEIDFGGIGKEYAVDRAATLIRDRSEAPFVVNFGGDLHAWGPRRGERPWGVGVDDPARTGEGTLYRIEITRGGLATSGDARRFVTWQGRRLGHILDPRTGWPVDGAPRAVIVVAGTCLEAGTLSTMACLRGPGARAFLEAQGVQFRIV
- a CDS encoding DUF3570 domain-containing protein, with the translated sequence MTASSPNPDPAPASLLRTRLRTAACVLLASGMPAAAHAEGAASNTVEASVLVYAEQGRARVVEPAARISRLFANGHSLSLSLGFDTITGASPTGAVPTGSIQTTTSPSGQVTRLPAGMLPVSSFSDHRISADIGWQAPLGRLFTTSLGGHFSREKDYQSLGLNGTVSVELMNRLTTVTLGGGYNSDRVFPDGGTHAGLGDGAVISTQSNRKHLATRMLGISRILTRRWMMGLNITRSKDDGYLTEPYKVVSVVDGTTGETVGQLTEERPDTRDRSVLMASSVYHLATDVVYLSYRYYWDNWGVKSHTFDGRYRYELGDSTYLEPHARFYTQTRADFFTYGLVRGAPLPAYASGDIRLGPLRSVTVGATCGFRLPVTPGEWTVRAEYIRQFGDGHPASAIGAQRELDLFPAVNMGTLVVGYSFTF
- a CDS encoding DUF4266 domain-containing protein, which translates into the protein MRTCTRRIALAALCAALAALSAGCATVKPWDRDLLSQKKMQFAPSPMLNTIDDHVYFSKEGSTGGLGVAGGGCGCN